The proteins below are encoded in one region of Periplaneta americana isolate PAMFEO1 chromosome 11, P.americana_PAMFEO1_priV1, whole genome shotgun sequence:
- the LOC138708789 gene encoding c-Myc-binding protein, with protein sequence MSNYRPIDSKREEFRKYLERAGVMDALTKVLVSLYEEPEKPDDALDYVRKHLAEGSPDTEDVETLKNDLEASKARVEILEQENASLKEKLSTYEPASTPEAPPAAEDASQPEDHAEATPEAETAAAPEGGAE encoded by the exons ATGTCGAATTACCGG CCAATTGATTCCAAAAGAGAAGAGTTCCGGAAATATTTGGAACGAGCTGGCGTTATGGATGCATTAACCAAAGTACTCGTTAGTTTATACGAAGAACCCGAAAAACCAGATGATGCTTTAGA TTACGTCCGCAAACACTTGGCTGAAGGCAGTCCTGACACAGAAGATGTAGAAACATTGAAAAATGATTTAGAGGCCTCCAAGGCTAGagtagaaattttagaacaagaaAATGCTAGTCTTAAAGAAAAGTTATCAACGTACGAGCCAGCGAGTACACCCGAGGCGCCGCCAGCAGCTGAGGATGCTTCGCAACCAGAGGATCATGCAGAGGCAACACCTGAGGCAGAAACAGCGGCGGCACCGGAAGGAGGGGCAGAATGA